CGTGCTTTCCAAGCAAAGACGGCAGCAGACACGATCGCGAACGTGCTCACCGTCGATCCGCCCCTTCCGTCTGAGAGCGATCACCGCATTCCCACTGCGCTGGACCGCATCATTTTGCATGCCCTCGAAAAAGACCCGGACCAAAGATTCCAGACCGTGCGGGATGTGATCTTCGCGCTGGAGGGGATCACCAACATGTCGTCCGCTGTCGCGGCGATCGTCCCTGGTGCGTTCAAGCGGCGGTGGCCCGCTGCCGTCATACTGATATTGCTGACGGCTGCGGGACTATTGAGTTATCTCTGGCTGCGGCCGCGCCCTGTGCCGGTTCGCCAAACGGCCGCGCCCGTGCTGCTGCAACGGCTGACGGATTTCGTCGGCATGGAACAGTCACCGGCGGTTTCCCCCGATGGCAAGGCCGTGGCATTCTCGGGGGGCGCCGGCACGCCGCATATCTGGGTCCGGTTGCTGGCCGGCGGCGCGCCGCTGAAGATAACGCGGGACGATGTGCCCCACTTTTATCCTCGCTGGTCGCCAGACTCGGGCTCGGTCATCTACTTCTCTCCTTCGGAGGAGCCGGAGCCGCAGGGTGGTGCGATCTACGACATCCCTGCGCTCGGCGGAAGCCCCCGGCGCCTGGCCACCAGCTTCACCGGCGGAGACATCAGCCATGACGGAAAGCGGATCGCTTACTTCCGCCGAGAGAGCGATAAGCCGGAACTGGTGGTCGCGGATCGGAACGGGAGCAACCCGCGCGCGCTGGCCGCGCTGGCTCAGGGCTATGACTACGGTTTTCCGCGGTGGTCTCCTGACGATCGGCTGATCGCCTTCAGGCGCGGACGCGTATTCAACTACGACGTCTTTACCATTGCCACTTCGGGAGGCGAACCACGCCAGATCACCCACGATCTCAAGTTCATGGCGGGATACTCGTGGCTGCCGGACGGCTCTGGCATCCTGTGCAGCTCATCGCGGAATACCACCGCACTTTATTTGCCGAATATGGACCTGTTCGTAGCCAAGCTGGACGGCAGCCCGGTGCGGCAGTTGACGTTCGGCGATACCAGTTTTCTTGATCCGGACGTGGACAGCAACGGGCGGGTGTTCGTTGCCGACCTGCGGCGCGATGTCAACGTGTGGGAATTCTCCATCAACGGATCTCCTGCCGATAACGTGCGGCGGGCCATCCAGGTGACAAATCAGACGGGACAAGTGCAGACGCCTTCGCTTAGTCCCGATGGTGGCGAAATGGTGTACCTGTCAGAGTCAGGTGGGCATAGCAACTTGTGGGTCATGAAGCTCGATGGCTCGGGAGAAGTCCGGCAAATCACCTTCGAACAGGATCCCCGAGTCGCAGTGGGAGTGCCGGTGTGGTCGCCCGACGGACGTCATATCACGTTTTTCACGCGGAGGCCCGGCACGAAGGTCGGCGACCAGTGGGTGGTGGATCCGGACGGTTCGAACCTGCGCCGACTGGTCGCCGAGGGCGGCTGGGCCGCATGGTCGCATGACGGAAAGTGGCTGTACATTTCACCCCAGGGGCGCGAAGGTGAGCCGTACAGGATCACCAAAGTCCCGGTAGACGGTGGGGAGCCGGTGCAGGTGCGTACCGACAGCTCGTTTATAGGTTCGGCGCCAGCTCCCGACGGCAAAACCCTGTACTTCCTCCGGATGAGCAGTCGGGCGGGTGGCCAAGAAGTGGAGATTCATCTTGCTCGACCGGAGGGCGCACCTTCGCAACTCCTTGCCCGGATCCCGGCTCCGCGGCTGCCGCTCTCCTACTTGGTTCAACCCGTGGTTTCGCCGGACGGCAAATGGCTGGCCCTTATGTTGGCGGACGGTGTCACCACCAACATCTATCTCCTGTCCACGAGTGGCGGCCCCTTGCGGCAAGTGACTGATTTCGGCAAGACCGCTACCGAAATCGCCCGGCGGGTTTCATGGTCCTCAGATTCGAAGCACATTTACGCCGCAGTGGCACGCATGGATGCCGATGTAGTTGTAATCATGAATTTATTGCAACGCTGATGACCTTTCATCGGCTGGAGTGCTAAGAGTCCAGCGCGACCCGGACGTCATTGGATGCCGATTGAAGGAGGCTGGGAGTGATCAGGCATGCGCCCGCACTTGCAGCTTAAGAACCCACGAGGTAAGCATCCACATGTAGAGTTTTGTTACAGGCCCTGATGCTCCTCCTGCTCTCCTCCTGAACGAATGCAGCTACCCTAGGCGACTCTCCTGCACGTCACTGCCATCGGTGATATCAGTCACCGAGCGCCCCGCCATCCGGTGGCAGGATGGCAGCCGTCTGGAGCTCCCTGGGGGATGGGATATGGTTGCCTTTGCCGCCACCGAGTTTGCCCCCGCGGCGCGTGCTGACCCCGACGTGCTGGCCCGCCAATCTGCCTACTTCGCCGGCTCCCGTGTCTTTATCGAGCTGATGGATTATGTCCCCGACATGGTCCTGATCCTGAACTCCGAACGGCAGATCGTCTACGCCAACAAGGCCGCGTTGCAGGCCGCGCATCGCCCCGATCGCTCCCTCGTCGTGGGCCTGCGGCCCGGTGAGCTTTTCGGCTGCAAGCATGGCCATGAGTCCGAGGCCGGCTGCGGCACCACCCGCTTTTGCAGCTGCTGCGGGGCCGTCAAGGCTGTCCTCCAGAGCCAGGCCGGCCGCTCCGCGGTCGAGGAGTGCCGCCTCACCATCGCCGGCGAACAGAGCGGCTCGGCTTTGGACCTCAGGATCTGGGCCAGCCCTATGGAGTTCGAAGGCGAGAAGTTCACTTTTTTCGTGGCCGCTGACATCGGGGACGAGAAACGACGGGAGTTCCTGGAGCGCATCTTCCTGCATGACGTGACCAACACGGCCATGACTCTCCAGGCGATGTCTTTGCTGCTGAGCACGCAGGGTCTGGGTCCTCAGTCACAGAAAAATGCCGGACAACAGGAGCACGTGCGCCACATCCGTGCTCTCGCCGATCAGCTCCTGGACCAGCTTGACGCGCAGCGCCAGCTCGTCGCTGCCGAGAACGGCGACCTCCAGCTTCGCATCGCCCCCGTGCGCTCGCTGGAGCTGTTGGATGAAGTTTCCGCTGTGTATCGGCGTCAGCAGGTCATGGAAGGCCGCCGGCTGAGGGTTGCTGACGACAGCGTCGACATCCTCTTCCAGAGTGACAAGCGCCTCTTGAGCCGCGTCCTCCGCAACATGGTCAAGAACGCCCTCGAGGCTACTACGCCGGGAGAGACCGCCACCCTTGGCTGTCGCCTCGACGCGGACCGGATCGTCCTCTGGGTCCACAACCGGACCTACATGCCCGAGAACGTCCGTCTCCAGATCTTCAGCCGTTCTTTTTCGACCA
This genomic stretch from Terriglobia bacterium harbors:
- a CDS encoding serine/threonine-protein kinase, producing the protein MAIAAGSRFGPYELISLLGAGGMGEVYRAHDPRLRRYVALKVLTSSRATDADRLRRFQQEAQATSQLNHPNILAVYDVGQQDGIPYIVSELLEGETLRQRITRERLPLRRAIELAIQIARGLAAAHERGIIHRDLKPENIFITRDGHTKILDFGLAKLVRSENAAKEGTTLTLNTEAGVMLGTVGYLSPEQARGLPTDHRTDIFSFGAILYEMVTGCRAFQAKTAADTIANVLTVDPPLPSESDHRIPTALDRIILHALEKDPDQRFQTVRDVIFALEGITNMSSAVAAIVPGAFKRRWPAAVILILLTAAGLLSYLWLRPRPVPVRQTAAPVLLQRLTDFVGMEQSPAVSPDGKAVAFSGGAGTPHIWVRLLAGGAPLKITRDDVPHFYPRWSPDSGSVIYFSPSEEPEPQGGAIYDIPALGGSPRRLATSFTGGDISHDGKRIAYFRRESDKPELVVADRNGSNPRALAALAQGYDYGFPRWSPDDRLIAFRRGRVFNYDVFTIATSGGEPRQITHDLKFMAGYSWLPDGSGILCSSSRNTTALYLPNMDLFVAKLDGSPVRQLTFGDTSFLDPDVDSNGRVFVADLRRDVNVWEFSINGSPADNVRRAIQVTNQTGQVQTPSLSPDGGEMVYLSESGGHSNLWVMKLDGSGEVRQITFEQDPRVAVGVPVWSPDGRHITFFTRRPGTKVGDQWVVDPDGSNLRRLVAEGGWAAWSHDGKWLYISPQGREGEPYRITKVPVDGGEPVQVRTDSSFIGSAPAPDGKTLYFLRMSSRAGGQEVEIHLARPEGAPSQLLARIPAPRLPLSYLVQPVVSPDGKWLALMLADGVTTNIYLLSTSGGPLRQVTDFGKTATEIARRVSWSSDSKHIYAAVARMDADVVVIMNLLQR
- a CDS encoding PAS domain-containing sensor histidine kinase, producing MVAFAATEFAPAARADPDVLARQSAYFAGSRVFIELMDYVPDMVLILNSERQIVYANKAALQAAHRPDRSLVVGLRPGELFGCKHGHESEAGCGTTRFCSCCGAVKAVLQSQAGRSAVEECRLTIAGEQSGSALDLRIWASPMEFEGEKFTFFVAADIGDEKRREFLERIFLHDVTNTAMTLQAMSLLLSTQGLGPQSQKNAGQQEHVRHIRALADQLLDQLDAQRQLVAAENGDLQLRIAPVRSLELLDEVSAVYRRQQVMEGRRLRVADDSVDILFQSDKRLLSRVLRNMVKNALEATTPGETATLGCRLDADRIVLWVHNRTYMPENVRLQIFSRSFSTKGAGRGLGTYSMKFLTEKYLGGKLDFTSTEAGGTTFYASYPVTLAVHQQELKRA